In Coccidioides posadasii str. Silveira chromosome 4, complete sequence, one genomic interval encodes:
- the IWS1 gene encoding Transcription factor iws1 (EggNog:ENOG410PF9A~COG:K~BUSCO:11361at33183): MSASPEPRTDSPPVDSTIDNEETVANDPVPTDPLAAADLSDDESVLSDVDEAQFEGFDPANVAIDDRPALAIDEENLKLIGRHKRRRTEEEDEAQRKKKKKESKREKKSRRKQRDSDDGFSEGETVEGRRSRKRKEGRERSSKVVDEVNEEELDPATRRRRALDRMMDEALKKPTKRRVRKADGIDLADQADAEIEDVRRRMTDAARLDSIARRENRPAQHKLKMLPEVVSLLNRNQYVNSLVDPEINLLEAVKFFLEPLDDGSLPAYDIQRELFAALSRLPITKDALIASGIGKVIVFYTKSKRPQTTIKRQAERLLAEWTRPILQKSDDYSKRVYEEVDFDPRQLAVRHRQVSAQATAAEARARELLPPRLASRARAQGGHTTYTVVPRSTMVQESKFARPLGASGEDRFRRMKARQIAATKASKR; this comes from the exons ATGTCGGCCTCGCCAGAGCCTCGAACTGATTCCCCACCAGTCGATTCCACTATTGACAACGAAGAAACCGTGGCGAACGACCCGGTCCCCACAGATCCTCTTGCCGCCGCGGATTTATCTGATGATGAATCCGTTCTCTCTGATGTTGATGAAGCGCAGTTTGAAGGTTTTGACCCGGCGAACGTCGCCATCGATGATCGTCCAGCTCTCGCGATCGATGAGGAGAATCTCAAGTTAATCGGTCGCCATAAGCGCAGAAGAACCGAAGAGGAGGACGAGGCGCAgcgcaagaagaaaaagaaggaatcCAAGCGTGAGAAGAAGAGTCGTAGGAAGCAACGGGATAGCGATGATGGATTCAGCGAAGGCGAAACGGTGGAAGGCAGACGGTCAAGGAAGCGCAAAGAAGGCAGGGAGAGAAGCAGCAAGGTCGTCGATGAAGTGAATGAGGAGGAGTTGGACCCAGCTACAC GACGTCGTCGTGCCTTGGATCGGATGATGGACGAGGCGTTGAAAAAGCCTACTAAACGACGTGTGAGAAAAGCAGATGGAATC GATCTTGCGGATCAAGCGGATGCAGAGATTGAGGATGTCCGTCGCAGGATGACCGATGCAGCCAGACTTGACAGCATTGCCCGCAGAGAGAACCGTCCCGCCCAGCACAAATTGAAAATGCTTCCCGAGGTAGTCTCGCTGCTAAACCGCAATCAGTATGTGAATAGCTTGGTGGATCCGGAAATCAACCTTCTCGAGGCTGTCAAGTTCTTCCTGGAGCCTTTGGACGATGGCTCGTTGCCTGCTTACGACATTCAGCGAGAGCTTTTCGCCGCGTTATCGAGACTTCCGATCACCAAAGACGCATTAATTGCCAGTGGTATTGGCAAGGTTATTGTGTTCTACACCAAAAGTAAGCGACCGCAAACCACAATCAAGCGGCAGGCAGAACGGCTTCTAGCAGAATGGACGCGCCCTATCTTGCAGAAGAGCGATGACTACTCCAAGAGAGTCTATGAAGAAGTTGACTTTGATCCACG TCAACTTGCCGTTCGCCATCGACAAGTATCCGCCCAAGCCACTGCTGCCGAAGCTCGTGCCAGAGAGCTACTTCCTCCTCGTCTAGCGAGCCGTGCCCGCGCCCAAGGTGGACATACGACATATACAGTTGTGCCTCGCTCCACCATGGTGCAGGAAAGCAAATTTGCTCGCCCATTGGGTGCTAGCGGCGAGGATCGCTTCAGGCGTATGAAAGCTAGACAGATTGCAGCGACGAAAGCCTCGAAAAGATGA
- a CDS encoding uncharacterized protein (EggNog:ENOG410PZSE~COG:S~TransMembrane:1 (o25-45i)), protein MFMPGQEQLSKEEIKAGEVEARQTVNMVVAGSILLYLSPFAIDLVRKLF, encoded by the exons ATGTTTATGCCAG GTCAAGAGCAGCTCTCCAAGGAAGAGATCAAG GCCGGGGAAGTTGAAGCCCGCCAAACTGTCAACATGGTTGTTGCCGGAAGCATCCTTTTATATCTCT CTCCTTTCGCCATTGATTTGGTCCGTAAATTGTTTTAA